Part of the Plasmodium gaboni strain SY75 chromosome Unknown, whole genome shotgun sequence genome is shown below.
GGAACAAGTATATGGGGAAATACAAATACGGAAAATGTGGAAACAAATTTACAAAATTTGTTTAAAACTATTTTCCAAAATcatattaaagaaaatacCAAAACAAGTGGTTCAAATAAAGATGGTAATGATTTGAAATTATTAAGAGAAGCTTGGTGGAACACgaacaaaaaatatatatgggGAGCATTGCATTATGGTGCTACAGAACAAATAAATAGACCAGTATTCGAGCAGCCAAATACAGACTATATCCCGCAG
Proteins encoded:
- a CDS encoding putative EMP1-like protein, coding for MDGRSCASDINKISDKNKLLNEWIIAAKLEGKKLKYQHNGDTNKLKKALGYSYADYGDLIKGTSIWGNTNTENVETNLQNLFKTIFQNHIKENTKTSGSNKDGNDLKLLREAWWNTNKKYIWGALHYGATEQINRPVFEQPNTDYIPQFLRFAQEWIEHF